From the genome of Pleuronectes platessa chromosome 12, fPlePla1.1, whole genome shotgun sequence:
ATCTCTCTGTCGTCTATGGGGTCGTGAGCGTCTTCATCTTCCTCGGTGGCCGTCAGCAGCCTCTCTCCGGACCGCTGGAAGATCGTCGGGTTCGCGTTCTCCAGGCGGCTGCCTGCGGACATGGTGCTCTTCTTTTAATACACGTTAGATACACGTTACACGGTGAAGATGTCCGGGTTTGAACCTGTGAAACCGAGCGTGGGTCCGTTAGTTACCCTGTACAAACACTTCCGGGTATGAcggaaagagcgagagagaaacgTTTAAAGGGCCAGTGAAGCTAAAACAAGTTTACAGGAACTTTTAAGAAACTTGTAAAGtagatgggatttttttttattaaattattacatgaacatttaaaattaatctCGACTTCTTCGAGATATAGCTTGAATTACATGTACacatggtgcaaatactacacataccaaggaaggtattggaagcactctgccgccaactagtggtcggagtggaaaatacatccGGTGGAGGAACCCGGAAGTGCTGCTCTGCGGACTGTATGGATTTTGCCTGCTAAATGTGGGGAATTGAGCAAATTTGAGGTAAGTTGtgctaaaataacaaatacataGCAGCTCTTTGGTTGCTTCTTAAGCTAATGTACATTTAAATAGACTACCTTTGACGCTAATGAGCAGATTTCGGTTTGTCGCGTATTCGCTACATCAGGCTCTAGGGGCTAAAAAggataatattttatttaggtGTAATATCGTATAAAATCGAATTCCTGTGCATATACTTCAAATGTTTTGAAGTATGTAAGTATAAGTATTCTTATATGATTGTAAATCTGACGTTTGGttcattgaatatatatataatacatataatactGTATAATACCCAGGGACTACAGATGAAAACTTTAGCTAATTCTGGTAATGCTAAGGAGCTGTGCATTGTCCCTAGAGCAAGTGAGCTGTTCTGTAATATGGGTATAACCACCTTCATGGCCTTGCTGAGGAACCTTACTTTTCTTTATGAGTCGGCTGGACCGCtctaaaaatgttataattgaTCTGATGACAGACACTGGCCGCATCTCTGTCAAGTACACATCTCAGATCTGGGAACAGTGGCATGAGTGCCTTTTTTAGCCCTTTTTCCTTGTATATTGTTATGTAAtgtattgtttgtatgtattgttttttatcatgTGAGCCTTGAGCCTGTAATAAAGTgtatatcaaataaaataagtgtgtaagtgagtaagtGTGCAACATTGAATCATGTGCAAAACAGAATACAATAAATGCAATTTCTGCCCTTTATTGTTTGGCAGAGCTAAATGGATGGATCAACCTTCTACGGGAAGCGGGCTGGTGGACTTCACATCGGGATTCCACCTGTGGAAAGCGATGACAGCTGTCTCAGTGACAGTGACAACAGCGATGAAGACCTCAGACCTACACCAGGTCATGGAAGCAGCAGTGATGAAGACTTTGACATCAATCATGATGCACCTTCCATCACCAGACGGCAACAGGTCGTTTGGGAGACGGTGCAACAACAGGACTCTGCAGAAGACATTCCAACTTGGCAAGGGGCTCTTCCTGTTGCTGATGAAACCAGAGAGCCCATTCAGTACTTCCGATACTTTTTTGACGCTGATCTTTTGGATACTATAGTACAACAGAGTAATCTGTACTGCACGCAAACAAATCCAAATAATGCCCTCCAATTGGATCACAATGAACTGGAGCAGTTTATTGGCACTTTAGTGTACATGAGTGTTATACACTTACCAAGGTCAAGAATGTACTGGTCCAGTGAATGTCGAGTAGCGCAGGTGGCGGATTCGATGTCCCGAGACAGATGGGAAGAAATTAAAagattcattcatttcaatgaCAACAGCAACATGGCAGCCAGCATTGAGGATAAGCTCTTCAAAGTGAGGCCAATTATTGATTCACTTCTCCAAAAATTCCAGGATCTCCCTCAAGATCAAATGTTGTCCATTGTTGAACAAATGGTCCCTTTTAAAGGTAGATCTAGTCTAAAGCAATATATCCCCAAGAAGCCACACAAATGGGGATACAAAATCTTTGTGCTTTGTGACACAAAAGGCCTGGTGCATTCATTCGACATGTATACAGGGACAATTGATCCTGTACCTGGAGAACCTGACATTGGTGCAAGTGGAAACATTGTCCTAAAGCTTGCACAAGCCATTCATGGTGCCGGCgatcacctgttgtgttttgACAACTGGTTTTCTTCCTTGGATTTGTTTGCTGCTCTTGGGAACAATGGGATACCagcccttgggactgtgcagcaatgTCACCTGCCAGGTTGCAGTTTCAGCACAGACACCGATATGAAGAAGAAGGGAAGAGGGACATTGGAAGAGAAAAGGAGTGTTGTCGACGGTGTAGAAATAAGAGCAGTCAAATGGTTTGACAATAGAGGGGTGATCGTTGCCAGGTCTTTTGCCGGTGCCCGTCCTGTTTCTAACATCTCAAGATGGGACAGAGAGTTCAAACAGGAGGTTTCTGTGGAAAGCCCAAGCATCATCAACCTGTACAACAAGTTCATGGGCGGCGCTGTTGCTCTTGATGCACTAATGGCATATCGCATCCAGATAAGGTCAAAAAAGTACTATCAaaggttattttttcattttgtggatATGGTCATCGCAAACAGCTGGCTGTTATATCGACGTGATTGTGATTCACTGGATGTTCCAAAAAAGATGCAGAAGGATTTGCTTGCTTTTAGGACATCAGTAGCACAGGCACTCTGCATGCAAGGCAAAGACATGGCAgggaagaagaggggggggcCCTCATCGGATGTTGAAAGGGAATTCGCAAGAAAGAAACATCGAGGTCCAGCTAAAGCAATTCCCCCACAGGAAGTCCGCTCAGATGCTATTGGTCACTGGCCAGTGGTTGAAAGTGTGCGGCAACGCTGTAAACTCCCAAACTGCAAGGGCCAGTCTGTGTTCCGGTGTTCCAAGTGCAACGTTCACCTTTGCCTCAACAAGAACAACAACTGTTTCCAAGAGTTCCACAAGTGACACAAACAAGGCCAACACATTTTATCAGCAGTTTTACCTGTTAGGGATTTTCTTCACCAAAGATTCAAGCGTGAAATTGCATATTTTGTTCTGAAGAGATCAAAACTACTGAccatttgtttctgtctcacAATCGAATGTCTTTTGCTTTCAAGAATATAATCTGTTTTATAGATAATTTGAAGGTAAATGTTTACGTCAATCTTATGATCATTCGGGACAAATATCATATCCTCACCATAGCCTTCCTTCAGTGTGTTCATGCACTTTTGAAATGTAAGAGTACATAAAGGTAATACAACATGTATACATGTCATTGTCCTTGCTGTCTTGTACCTTCCCTCTTTGTTTAAATCTCTTGCtcccttgtttcctgtttccttgcTCCCTGTCTCGTTTTGTAAATTCTGGATAATAAGTCAAGTCATTAATGTCCTGAAATCTCAAGAGCTCAACAATTAAAAAATCGGACACATTTTGAACAGACACATCAATGCAGTGCTTTCCAAATTGTAAGGGCCAGGCTGTATTCAAATGTTCAAGGTTCACCCGGGCCTCAGACTGTTTTATGCCTAATAtggctaatttgcctcatatcTATACttttatctattgtatatgctacatttaaattaacaatctccacttatgacagccaaaaacacaaaaaaatgtttttaaataattggaaaataattcaggcaataaggggTTAAAGTAGTAAGCCACTATTATTCTATTTCTGGTTCCTTTCATTTCTTATATTTACTCATAACAATTACTTTTTTCTAAAGCAGCCTTAGCTACCACGAAAGGTGCTGTATAAATGTATgttaatattatcattattattatgagtaAAGTTCTTTCTTACAATAGTAATCTCACTACATTTAGGACATTTGGCAGCAGTCAGCTAATTATTAATTAGtagattaaaatgaaaaaaacgcATTCTTAGCTGGTATTAAATACACCAAACTGAAAAGGGGAAATGATCTTTGCCAGCTGGATGTGATTCTCCCTTTGACCACCAGGTGACACAACCGGCCCATTTTAGCACTAAACAACAATTCAGAAAACCCAGATGTAATAGTGACTTGCCTGGACCAGCCTCCTCCTGGAGCCTAAACTGGGTGCGGAGCTCACCAGTGCCCACAGCCACCACCACGTGGACTCCCCACCTGCAGGGAAGGTCATATGGGAacagaatgaaatgaaaacaagggGCTTGATCATGATACTTGAACTTTCAGGCCCTATTCAAAAGTTTAGGCATTCAACATTTGTGGCTCCCACATAGCTCTCATAATAATTATCTCATATTGTTCTGTCTAACATAGCAGATCAGGATTTAGCTTAAAACAAGGTGAGAAAACCCACGAGTCACCTTTCAGCTCTCAGTAAAGACTGATTAATAGAAACCCTCTTGAACAAAAGAGAAATCCTCTGTCAGGGGAAACGCTTGTCTTCCCTTCTCGACCGGTGCAGTCACGAGATGATCAGCAGCTTCGCCTGTGGCCACATCTGAAATGCTGATTTCTTCAGGACAGAATCTtaatgagctgctggagtcGGTGGAAGAGCAGCGGTCGATAGGAGAAGCTTCAGTTCAACATGATGTGTTCACCTTCTGAAAGAGAATGTGCATTTA
Proteins encoded in this window:
- the LOC128453515 gene encoding piggyBac transposable element-derived protein 2, whose translation is MDGSTFYGKRAGGLHIGIPPVESDDSCLSDSDNSDEDLRPTPGHGSSSDEDFDINHDAPSITRRQQVVWETVQQQDSAEDIPTWQGALPVADETREPIQYFRYFFDADLLDTIVQQSNLYCTQTNPNNALQLDHNELEQFIGTLVYMSVIHLPRSRMYWSSECRVAQVADSMSRDRWEEIKRFIHFNDNSNMAASIEDKLFKVRPIIDSLLQKFQDLPQDQMLSIVEQMVPFKGRSSLKQYIPKKPHKWGYKIFVLCDTKGLVHSFDMYTGTIDPVPGEPDIGASGNIVLKLAQAIHGAGDHLLCFDNWFSSLDLFAALGNNGIPALGTVQQCHLPGCSFSTDTDMKKKGRGTLEEKRSVVDGVEIRAVKWFDNRGVIVARSFAGARPVSNISRWDREFKQEVSVESPSIINLYNKFMGGAVALDALMAYRIQIRSKKYYQRLFFHFVDMVIANSWLLYRRDCDSLDVPKKMQKDLLAFRTSVAQALCMQGKDMAGKKRGGPSSDVEREFARKKHRGPAKAIPPQEVRSDAIGHWPVVESVRQRCKLPNCKGQSVFRCSKCNVHLCLNKNNNCFQEFHK